The following are encoded together in the Zingiber officinale cultivar Zhangliang chromosome 8A, Zo_v1.1, whole genome shotgun sequence genome:
- the LOC122010029 gene encoding probable leucine-rich repeat receptor-like protein kinase At5g49770 isoform X2, which translates to MSRTLAAALGGAAGAMTVLGLTVMFVYYCFLRNRSISKTSETNSSDSSIQGQNIETAELHGTQCFTLEELNLATKNFDDINLIGYGLFGQVHKGLLQNGILVAIERRSSSPSPQFIEEVHYRSSICHRNLVSLLGYCQENDMQMLIYEYIPNGSVSTRLYGSIQSSSGKLEFKHRLSIALGAAKGMVHLHSLNPPLIHMNFSTVKVLVGEDLTPKVADAGVRSLLNRVDGAASCSRMSEDDPFLDPEVYESGRFSVKSDVYSFGVFLLELVTGRDAASDKSIIHQAQNYQDGSDISIPIDSRMGSNFSPEGMSSFVRLIAWCLNSQSEERPSMRFIELELCRIHEKELSLTTIMGEGTTTVTLGSQLFTS; encoded by the exons ATGTCAAGGACTCTTGCAGCAGCTCTAGGAGGTGCTGCAGGAGCCATGACTGTTTTGGGGTTAACAGTTATGTTTGTATACTATTGTTTCCTGCGTAATAGGAGCATCTCAAAAACATCAGAGACAAATTCTTCTGATTCTTCTATACAAG GACAGAATATTGAGACAGCAGAATTGCATGGAACTCAATGCTTTACACTTGAGGAGTTAAATTTGGCTACAAAGAATTTTGATGATATCAATCTGATTGGCTATGGCTTGTTTGGACAAGTGCACAAGGGTTTGCTTCAAAATGGCATTCTTGTAGCTATAGAACGAAGGTCATCTTCCCCAAGTCCACAATTTATTGAAGAG GTTCACTATCGTTCTTCTATTTGCCACAGAAATCTTGTGAGCCTTTTAGGTTACTGCCAGGAGAATGATATGCAGATGCTTATCTATGAGTATATACCAAATGGCAGTGTCTCAACTCGCTTATATG GTTCAATTCAATCTTCAAGTGGAAAATTGGAATTCAAGCACAGGCTTTCCATTGCCCTTGGGGCAGCTAAAG GCATGGTTCATCTGCATTCCCTGAATCCACCTCTGATTCACATGAATTTTAGTACAGTGAAGGTTCTTGTAGGTGAGGACTTGACACCCAAAGTTGCAGATGCTGGTGTCCGTAGTTTACTTAATCGTGTTGATGGTGCTGCTTCGTGTTCAAGGATGTCTGAAGATGATCCTTTCCTTGATCCCGA AGTATATGAGTCTGGAAGATTCTCTGTAAAGAGCGATGTATATAGCTTTGGTGTGTTCCTTCTTGAGTTAGTAACCGGAAGAGATGCTGCATCTGATAAAAGCATCATTCATCAG GCGCAAAACTATCAGGATGGCAGTGATATCTCAATCCCCATCGATAGCAGGATGGGCAGCAACTTCTCCCCTGAAGGAATGAGTTCATTTGTGCGGCTAATCGCATGGTGTCTGAACTCACAAAGCGAGGAACGCCCATCCATGAGGTTCATAGAACTGGAACTTTGCCGAATTCACGAGAAAGAGCTGAGCTTGACTACCATCATGGGCGAAGGGACTACTACTGTGACCCTTGGAAGCCAGTTATTCACTAGCTAA
- the LOC122010029 gene encoding probable leucine-rich repeat receptor-like protein kinase At5g49770 isoform X1, with the protein MSRTLAAALGGAAGAMTVLGLTVMFVYYCFLRNRSISKTSETNSSDSSIQAGQNIETAELHGTQCFTLEELNLATKNFDDINLIGYGLFGQVHKGLLQNGILVAIERRSSSPSPQFIEEVHYRSSICHRNLVSLLGYCQENDMQMLIYEYIPNGSVSTRLYGSIQSSSGKLEFKHRLSIALGAAKGMVHLHSLNPPLIHMNFSTVKVLVGEDLTPKVADAGVRSLLNRVDGAASCSRMSEDDPFLDPEVYESGRFSVKSDVYSFGVFLLELVTGRDAASDKSIIHQAQNYQDGSDISIPIDSRMGSNFSPEGMSSFVRLIAWCLNSQSEERPSMRFIELELCRIHEKELSLTTIMGEGTTTVTLGSQLFTS; encoded by the exons ATGTCAAGGACTCTTGCAGCAGCTCTAGGAGGTGCTGCAGGAGCCATGACTGTTTTGGGGTTAACAGTTATGTTTGTATACTATTGTTTCCTGCGTAATAGGAGCATCTCAAAAACATCAGAGACAAATTCTTCTGATTCTTCTATACAAG CAGGACAGAATATTGAGACAGCAGAATTGCATGGAACTCAATGCTTTACACTTGAGGAGTTAAATTTGGCTACAAAGAATTTTGATGATATCAATCTGATTGGCTATGGCTTGTTTGGACAAGTGCACAAGGGTTTGCTTCAAAATGGCATTCTTGTAGCTATAGAACGAAGGTCATCTTCCCCAAGTCCACAATTTATTGAAGAG GTTCACTATCGTTCTTCTATTTGCCACAGAAATCTTGTGAGCCTTTTAGGTTACTGCCAGGAGAATGATATGCAGATGCTTATCTATGAGTATATACCAAATGGCAGTGTCTCAACTCGCTTATATG GTTCAATTCAATCTTCAAGTGGAAAATTGGAATTCAAGCACAGGCTTTCCATTGCCCTTGGGGCAGCTAAAG GCATGGTTCATCTGCATTCCCTGAATCCACCTCTGATTCACATGAATTTTAGTACAGTGAAGGTTCTTGTAGGTGAGGACTTGACACCCAAAGTTGCAGATGCTGGTGTCCGTAGTTTACTTAATCGTGTTGATGGTGCTGCTTCGTGTTCAAGGATGTCTGAAGATGATCCTTTCCTTGATCCCGA AGTATATGAGTCTGGAAGATTCTCTGTAAAGAGCGATGTATATAGCTTTGGTGTGTTCCTTCTTGAGTTAGTAACCGGAAGAGATGCTGCATCTGATAAAAGCATCATTCATCAG GCGCAAAACTATCAGGATGGCAGTGATATCTCAATCCCCATCGATAGCAGGATGGGCAGCAACTTCTCCCCTGAAGGAATGAGTTCATTTGTGCGGCTAATCGCATGGTGTCTGAACTCACAAAGCGAGGAACGCCCATCCATGAGGTTCATAGAACTGGAACTTTGCCGAATTCACGAGAAAGAGCTGAGCTTGACTACCATCATGGGCGAAGGGACTACTACTGTGACCCTTGGAAGCCAGTTATTCACTAGCTAA